A segment of the Candidatus Cloacimonadota bacterium genome:
TCGGGATTTTTGAAAGATTAGAAATAATTAATATCTTTATCTTTTATCCAAAAAATTACATTATTTTTTCTTGAGTAATTCATCTATTTTATTTTTCACGCGATAGGCAGATTTACCGTCTAAACCCGTAAAAAAATAGTTGCGATATTCATCTAATTTTTGCTTCATTTCTTCAGTAGGATCAAGAGCAGATTCAACGGATGGGATGAGATCCTCAGGTTTAAACATGTGGGGAAAAGCACCTTCGAGCCATTTTTCAGGAGCGATTGATAACACGGGCATTCCGTCGCTATGGTTCAAATTTTCGTGTGGTAAAACATAGATAATGCCGTATTTGCCCAGCGCTAAAAACTCATTTATCACGCTGGAAGTATCACTAATTAAAGTATCCGCCAAGAAAATATATGGATAAATATCATAATCATTTGGGGGAATGAGATAGGCATTCCGGTTTTTCCTTGCCAATCTTTCATAGAATTTATGCTGTGAATGAGATGCATATTTCCCACCCCAACTATAAGGATGCAATTTAATGACCAAGTTGTATTTTGGGATAAGTTTAGTAATCTCCGCTTTAATAAATTTTATACAGCTCGGTTTGTAGGATGGGGCAAAAAGGACGGTTTTTTTTTTAGGATTTATTCCAATTTTTTTTATTAATTTCTCGTTGTTATAGTAATTTTTCCAGAAGAAGGTATCTAATTTTGGTATTCCGGTAATATAAAAATCCGCCCTATTCTCCCACCCCAAACTTTTTATATAATCATACCAATATTTCCCCTCAAGAAAAACATGGTAGCGAAAATCTTTTTGACGAACAATATTTCTAATTCGTAGCGTTTTTATTCCAACTCCATGGTCAATATGGATGCGGATTGTGTTTCCATATTTCCCCGGATGTTTGAGAGCATCTCCGCAAATTACCGCATCAAAGCCATCGGTTTTATCGGTAACCTGATAACCTTTTCGGAGAAGATTCGATTCTATCCTTCCTTTTTCCGATATCATAAAAACTCCGAGAAAGCGTTTTTGATCTTTCCCAATTTTAATAGATAAATCATAATTCGGGTCTTTATCCAACGCCTGATATAAGGGAAACAGAGAGTTGAAATAGTATTCCTTTTTCAAATCAAAAAGAATTTTTTTCATTATCGCAAATATCCTTTTTTGTATTTTGAATGATAAATTATTTGCATCTTTCGGAATAAATTTAATGGTTTTCTCTTATCGGGTAATTCATTATTGTTTTTAATATTAATTAGGGTCTGAATAATGTTTTCGGAAATTTTTCCATCGCAATAAGGATTTATTGCTTGAATATGCTCGCGGTGATTTTTCTCAAATTCTGTAGGATTCCGAAAACTTCTATCTATTGCATCCCGTAGTTCTTCGGGTTTAAGAATATTTATCCCTTTATTTTTTTTGCTTTTGGTACGATAAGTGATAATAGGTTTGTTCAGAAGCATGAATTCATAGATAACTGATGATGTATCGGAAATCAGAATATCAGCTGCGTGCAAATATGGGGTGATATCATAATCTTGAATGATTTTGATATTTTTATCTCTCACCATTTGAATAATCTGCTTACTCATTATCTCGTGGAATTTTATCATCCAGAATTCGTCGTTACGGATTATCCGCGGAATAATCGGGAGAAGGTCCTCTGCGGATTGCATTTTTTGACTATGAGTTGGGGCAAAGAGAATAACCTTTTTATTTTGGGGAATTCTGAAATTCTCGCGGAAGTTTTTTGCATTATAATTAAGAATATGATCTACTTTTGCCCATCCGGTTTCTTGTACCAGAAAATATTTATATTTTTCCTGTAGTTTGTTAAATTGTTTTGTAACGAATGGTCCGGAAGTACAGTAAACATCAAAAAAATGCCGAATCTTATAGTGAGACTTTTTTTCTATCCCAAGCCCATGAAAAAGTTGAACTTTAATACCCGGGATTCTGAAATCAATGAAATTTCCCGGACAAAGAATAAAATCAGGGTTGAATTTAATCGCGTTTTCAACATTAGTGAAAATCCTCAAATCTTTCAACTCTTCCGGAATATGAGTCGCTACTTTTTTTGATACGAATAGCGAAAATATATAATCGGTTTTGCGCAGATATTTTACTATGGGCTGAATAATGGGTATAGAATATTTTTTGGAAATATAGAAAAGGAATTTCATCACAAATGAAGAAAGGGAAATTACTCTATTATGAGTTTTTCCAAGTATCTATAATATGGTTTTTGACCTCTGTTGTGGACACTCCATCGGTTCGTTCCAAATAAATTACTTCACAATATTCCCGGAGGAAATCAAATTTTCCCTGCCAATCATTCCCAATGACAAACGTATCAATTTTATGTTTTTTCACATCATCAATTTTTTGTTCCCAATTATTCTCCGGTATTACCTCATCAACATATTTAATGGCTTCCAGAATTTCTTTCCTGTATTCGTAAGGTTGAATACATTTTTTCCCTTTTAAATCATTAAATTCATTTGTGGATACAGCCACAATGAGATAATCACCAAGTGCTTTTGCACGCTTTAAGAGCTGCAAATGCCCATAGTGAAATAGGTCGTAAGTTCCGTAAGTAATTATTTTTTTCATATAAAAAAATTATTCAATATTTTCCTTAATTCATATTCTGATTATCAACCATAGCCAGATTATTTTTACTTTCATTAAAAATATCCGCTGTAATTATTTCCATCTTTTTGTTAAAATTTTCCACAATACGATTATCGCTAATATAAAGATTGGCAAATAATGCCGGAGGAAAATTATCTAACCGGAAAATTAAATCATCTTTTTCAAAAACCATTTTCCCTTTTGCTTGTTTAATAATTTCTTTCCAATCAAATCTTTCTTTCTGACAGATTAGCAGAATATCGAAAATGTCTTTCGAAGAATCTCGAGATAATACAGCTGTGATTTTGTTTGATAATATATTTTTGAAATTGTCTAATTTAATTTTGTTTTTGCTTTCAATTTTACCAA
Coding sequences within it:
- a CDS encoding CDP-glycerol glycerophosphotransferase family protein, whose protein sequence is MKKILFDLKKEYYFNSLFPLYQALDKDPNYDLSIKIGKDQKRFLGVFMISEKGRIESNLLRKGYQVTDKTDGFDAVICGDALKHPGKYGNTIRIHIDHGVGIKTLRIRNIVRQKDFRYHVFLEGKYWYDYIKSLGWENRADFYITGIPKLDTFFWKNYYNNEKLIKKIGINPKKKTVLFAPSYKPSCIKFIKAEITKLIPKYNLVIKLHPYSWGGKYASHSQHKFYERLARKNRNAYLIPPNDYDIYPYIFLADTLISDTSSVINEFLALGKYGIIYVLPHENLNHSDGMPVLSIAPEKWLEGAFPHMFKPEDLIPSVESALDPTEEMKQKLDEYRNYFFTGLDGKSAYRVKNKIDELLKKK
- a CDS encoding CDP-glycerol glycerophosphotransferase family protein, with amino-acid sequence MKFLFYISKKYSIPIIQPIVKYLRKTDYIFSLFVSKKVATHIPEELKDLRIFTNVENAIKFNPDFILCPGNFIDFRIPGIKVQLFHGLGIEKKSHYKIRHFFDVYCTSGPFVTKQFNKLQEKYKYFLVQETGWAKVDHILNYNAKNFRENFRIPQNKKVILFAPTHSQKMQSAEDLLPIIPRIIRNDEFWMIKFHEIMSKQIIQMVRDKNIKIIQDYDITPYLHAADILISDTSSVIYEFMLLNKPIITYRTKSKKNKGINILKPEELRDAIDRSFRNPTEFEKNHREHIQAINPYCDGKISENIIQTLINIKNNNELPDKRKPLNLFRKMQIIYHSKYKKGYLR
- the tagD gene encoding glycerol-3-phosphate cytidylyltransferase; this encodes MKKIITYGTYDLFHYGHLQLLKRAKALGDYLIVAVSTNEFNDLKGKKCIQPYEYRKEILEAIKYVDEVIPENNWEQKIDDVKKHKIDTFVIGNDWQGKFDFLREYCEVIYLERTDGVSTTEVKNHIIDTWKNS
- a CDS encoding nucleotidyl transferase AbiEii/AbiGii toxin family protein, which translates into the protein MENLNLKELYKLQDKVLDAIFSHETEFYLTGGTCLNRFHYQGRHSEDLDFFTNFSHTFHYSVREIEAELTQNNYKISKEVDTKDFVRLSVNDFLQLDFVNDRIKKFGKIESKNKIKLDNFKNILSNKITAVLSRDSSKDIFDILLICQKERFDWKEIIKQAKGKMVFEKDDLIFRLDNFPPALFANLYISDNRIVENFNKKMEIITADIFNESKNNLAMVDNQNMN